A window of the Bacteroides thetaiotaomicron VPI-5482 genome harbors these coding sequences:
- a CDS encoding DUF4827 domain-containing protein — protein MKKLVFLFLSLLAAGGIFQACDDSKTYAEMLEDEKNAVNKFIKDKGIRIISQDEFEKNDTVTNLERNEYVALSDGVYMQIVDRGSAENKTDTFANNNEICVRYIEEDIMTRDTTCFNVFLEEWGDANQLYTNPAVFRYVAEGSYVYGTFIQMDYYWASYYQSTAVPAGWLLALPFVRNYAHVRLIVPSKVGHSSAQQYVNPYYYDIWTFSKALN, from the coding sequence ATGAAGAAACTTGTATTTTTATTTCTCTCTTTGTTGGCAGCCGGAGGTATATTCCAGGCGTGCGACGATTCAAAGACTTATGCTGAAATGTTGGAGGACGAAAAGAATGCGGTGAATAAATTCATCAAAGATAAAGGAATCCGGATCATTTCACAGGACGAATTTGAGAAGAATGATACTGTCACCAATTTGGAACGGAATGAATACGTTGCCCTCTCCGATGGTGTATATATGCAGATTGTAGATCGTGGAAGTGCTGAGAACAAAACGGATACTTTCGCTAACAACAATGAAATCTGCGTCCGTTATATCGAAGAAGATATAATGACACGCGACACTACCTGTTTCAATGTTTTCCTCGAAGAGTGGGGAGATGCAAATCAGCTTTACACGAATCCTGCTGTATTCCGTTATGTAGCCGAAGGCAGCTATGTGTACGGTACTTTCATACAAATGGACTATTATTGGGCAAGTTATTATCAATCAACAGCAGTACCTGCAGGCTGGCTGCTTGCACTACCTTTTGTGCGCAACTATGCCCATGTACGTTTGATCGTTCCTTCCAAGGTAGGACATTCATCAGCACAACAATACGTCAATCCATACTATTATGATATTTGGACATTCAGCAAAGCACTGAATTAA
- the glmM gene encoding phosphoglucosamine mutase, with product MTLIKSISGIRGTIGGGAGEGLNPLDIVKFTSAYATLIRKTCKAQSNKIVVGRDARISGEMVKNVVVGTLMGMGWDVVDIDLASTPTTELAVTMEGACGGIILTASHNPKQWNALKLLNEHGEFLNAEEGNEVLRIAEAEEFDYADVDHLGSYRKDLTYNQKHIDSVLALDLVDVEAIKKANFRVAIDCVNSVGGIILPELLERLGVKHVEKLYCEPTGNFQHNPEPLEKNLGDIMNLMKGGKADVAFVVDPDVDRLAMICENGVMYGEEYTLVTVADYVLKHTPGNTVSNLSSTRALRDVTRKYGMEYSASAVGEVNVVTKMKATNAVIGGEGNGGVIYPASHYGRDALVGIALFLSHLAHEGKKVSELRATYPPYFIAKNRVDLIPEIDVDAILAKVKEIYKNEEINDIDGVKIDFADKWVHLRKSNTEPIIRVYSEASTMGAAEEIGQKIMDVINELAK from the coding sequence ATGACTCTAATCAAATCTATCTCTGGAATCCGCGGAACTATTGGCGGAGGAGCGGGTGAGGGACTAAATCCGCTTGACATTGTAAAATTCACCTCGGCTTATGCTACTTTGATTCGTAAGACCTGTAAGGCACAAAGCAACAAAATTGTAGTGGGACGCGACGCCCGCATCTCAGGTGAAATGGTAAAAAACGTAGTTGTCGGCACACTGATGGGAATGGGCTGGGATGTTGTAGACATCGATCTGGCTTCTACCCCGACTACCGAGCTGGCTGTGACGATGGAAGGCGCCTGTGGCGGTATCATCCTGACAGCTTCTCACAACCCCAAACAGTGGAACGCACTGAAACTACTCAATGAACATGGAGAATTCCTGAATGCGGAAGAAGGCAATGAAGTACTTCGTATTGCTGAGGCTGAGGAATTCGACTATGCCGATGTAGACCACTTGGGCTCTTATCGCAAAGACCTGACTTACAATCAAAAACATATTGATAGCGTACTGGCTCTCGACCTGGTAGATGTGGAAGCTATCAAGAAAGCGAATTTCCGTGTAGCTATCGACTGTGTAAACTCTGTAGGAGGTATTATCCTTCCGGAACTTCTGGAACGTCTGGGTGTGAAACATGTAGAGAAACTCTATTGCGAACCTACCGGAAACTTCCAGCACAACCCCGAACCACTTGAAAAGAACCTGGGTGACATCATGAACCTGATGAAAGGTGGAAAAGCGGATGTTGCATTTGTTGTAGACCCGGATGTTGATCGTTTGGCTATGATCTGCGAGAACGGTGTCATGTACGGTGAAGAATATACATTGGTTACTGTAGCTGATTATGTATTGAAGCATACTCCGGGCAATACGGTTTCTAATTTGAGCTCTACCCGTGCTTTGCGTGATGTAACCCGCAAATACGGTATGGAATATAGCGCCTCTGCTGTAGGAGAAGTAAATGTAGTCACCAAGATGAAAGCAACGAATGCTGTAATTGGCGGTGAAGGAAACGGTGGAGTGATCTATCCTGCCAGCCATTACGGACGTGACGCTTTGGTAGGTATCGCTTTATTCCTCAGCCATCTGGCTCACGAAGGGAAGAAGGTGAGCGAGCTTCGTGCTACTTATCCTCCTTATTTCATAGCCAAGAATCGGGTAGATCTGATACCGGAAATCGATGTGGATGCTATCCTGGCTAAAGTAAAGGAAATCTATAAGAACGAGGAAATCAATGACATCGACGGTGTGAAGATTGACTTCGCTGATAAGTGGGTGCACCTGCGCAAGAGCAATACGGAACCGATTATTCGTGTGTACAGCGAGGCTTCGACCATGGGAGCTGCTGAAGAGATCGGTCAGAAAATTATGGATGTAATCAATGAACTAGCCAAGTAA
- a CDS encoding two-component regulator propeller domain-containing protein: protein MRIRLILVFITLICPLISIADNVKDAYLFQKVDYQQGLSNSAVLCLFQDNEGLMWFGTYDGVNCYDGKSMEVFRSDFSEQKTLSNNIIHSIQQADSSCLWITTHLGANRFSKDSRQVICNYEFDTDFVIHSNHAGNTWALSYDWIAYYNTHHRRFVRIPMPDIKMLKVDVRAFVTDEGELYLFPYESGDLYRFSLNSFDQDTLSTRLTTTPSHFHSKQIQYVCYQNGVFCFYDSDYDLFVYDISRKSKIYIRNIGEMVHKYGQITGIVPFYEDIVIAFQTNGLIRLRLSQKYAEEIIDQNMRIYGIYNDSRQGVLWVGTDGQGAIMYSKKYSIATNLMLNSFSPNLTRQVRSIMTDKYGGLWFGTKGDGLLHVKNYRDGVHASNTEVYSLDKKQNAMSYVKQNREFQVYSMLESRYRNGFWVGTGSSGLCYYSFDNGKLHELSNRETGTGREVAEVHSIFEESDSVLYLATSGKGFYKVIVDNSKQDVQIKSWKNYRFYHEQQELNLFYSMVPQGDSLLWLGSRQKGLIRFDRKTEEYQIYSLNEILHKSVDDILCLHWHGEQLYVGTTSGLVRVTFKERKLEADYIGREQGLLNDMIHSILEDANGLLWLGTNRGLIKFNPENSFSHAYYYSGGIQIGEFSDDAYYRCPYTGCLFFGGINGLLYLDKKVSAAPEYYPEILLRKLIIEKTFVNLQDHYLPDRKGLRMQGANLSFSLFFVVPDYASGGDVEYSYMLEGYDKDWGAFSSVNEASYFSVPSGDYLFKVRYKKDVFATEYKTFTIPVHILPPWYRTVYAYIVYILLGIVLVMYVIHLFRKYFRHERMMKKLLESENRNISLAADSYQAREVLNTCTLIYQACDQLNDKNISSEGHAEKIGQIRESVMSLLFGCGLGDECFRLLSSLHFSVSGRLSLLKMAEEVLQVLEKEGHDVSSIQLDIPENFTYPAYKNALRCILYFSYLYISSCKTEKVSVTVTEEAGCMMLTFVSPDETVKGLKDVLSGEELLSIRAKDSDDMFRIRTMQRFVFSALKQQNSVMRYITPVGQDNQLTITFDPVVVAEQNEVRKTVLLLEDREEIVWLISALLSDEYEVRSVRSVQLAFDEMHKSAPTLFLVDMLMYADAESTFIKYVNKNRSMLSKTAFIPMLTWKVSASMQRELILWADSYIVLPYDIPFLKETIHKVIYGKREARQIYMEDLEGWADSIVCTTTEQADFVRKFLQVVEQNLDREDLGSTFVAEQMLMSSRQFYRRFKEISGMSPSDLIKDYRMEKAARLLQNEELSIQDVISDVGISSRAYFYKEFTRKFGVTPKVYREKLLGNDTHKNQE from the coding sequence ATGAGAATACGCCTGATTCTAGTTTTTATCACATTGATTTGTCCATTGATTAGCATAGCTGACAATGTAAAGGATGCCTATCTTTTCCAAAAGGTGGACTACCAGCAGGGATTGTCCAATAGCGCCGTACTTTGTCTTTTTCAGGATAATGAGGGATTGATGTGGTTTGGTACCTATGATGGGGTAAATTGTTACGATGGGAAAAGTATGGAAGTATTTCGTTCAGACTTTTCGGAACAAAAGACGCTGAGCAATAACATTATTCATTCTATTCAGCAGGCAGACAGCAGTTGCTTATGGATAACTACACATTTGGGAGCCAATCGTTTTTCGAAGGATTCACGGCAGGTAATCTGCAATTATGAATTTGACACTGATTTCGTGATTCATTCCAACCATGCAGGTAATACATGGGCGTTGAGTTATGACTGGATTGCCTATTACAATACCCACCATCGCCGTTTTGTGCGGATTCCGATGCCCGATATTAAAATGCTGAAAGTAGATGTTCGCGCGTTTGTTACCGACGAAGGTGAATTATACCTTTTCCCTTATGAAAGCGGTGACCTGTATCGTTTCTCTTTAAACTCTTTCGATCAGGATACCTTGTCTACGCGTCTCACTACTACTCCCTCACATTTTCACTCCAAGCAGATACAGTATGTCTGCTATCAGAATGGTGTATTCTGTTTCTATGATTCGGATTATGATCTTTTTGTGTATGATATATCAAGAAAGTCTAAGATTTACATCCGTAACATTGGTGAGATGGTTCATAAATATGGGCAAATAACGGGAATTGTACCTTTCTATGAGGATATTGTTATCGCATTCCAGACGAATGGTCTGATTCGCTTGCGTCTTTCTCAAAAGTATGCAGAGGAGATTATCGATCAGAATATGCGTATCTATGGTATTTATAATGACTCCCGGCAAGGGGTACTGTGGGTAGGAACCGACGGGCAAGGAGCCATTATGTATTCCAAGAAGTATTCTATTGCCACTAATCTGATGTTAAACAGTTTCTCACCTAATTTGACCCGTCAGGTAAGGTCGATAATGACCGACAAATACGGGGGACTTTGGTTTGGAACAAAGGGAGACGGGCTGCTGCATGTGAAAAACTATCGGGACGGGGTACACGCATCCAACACAGAGGTTTACTCGCTGGATAAAAAGCAGAATGCGATGTCGTATGTCAAGCAGAACAGGGAATTTCAGGTATACTCCATGTTGGAGAGCCGTTATAGGAATGGATTCTGGGTTGGAACCGGCTCTTCGGGCTTGTGCTATTATTCTTTTGATAATGGAAAGTTGCATGAACTTTCAAATAGGGAAACAGGAACTGGAAGAGAAGTGGCAGAAGTGCATTCCATCTTTGAGGAAAGCGATAGTGTCCTTTATCTGGCGACTTCGGGTAAAGGTTTTTATAAAGTAATAGTAGATAACAGTAAGCAGGACGTTCAAATCAAATCGTGGAAGAATTATCGTTTTTACCATGAGCAACAAGAGCTTAACCTTTTTTATAGTATGGTGCCACAAGGAGATTCCCTGTTGTGGCTGGGAAGCAGGCAAAAGGGATTGATACGTTTTGACCGGAAAACGGAAGAGTATCAGATCTATTCCCTGAATGAGATTCTGCATAAATCTGTAGACGATATTCTCTGTTTGCACTGGCATGGAGAGCAATTGTATGTGGGCACTACCTCCGGCTTGGTGCGCGTTACTTTTAAAGAACGCAAACTGGAAGCGGATTATATCGGTCGTGAACAAGGGTTGCTTAATGACATGATTCATAGTATTCTGGAAGATGCCAACGGGCTGCTGTGGCTGGGTACGAATCGCGGACTGATCAAATTCAATCCGGAAAATTCATTTTCTCATGCCTATTATTACAGCGGAGGCATTCAGATAGGAGAGTTTAGCGATGATGCATATTACCGTTGTCCATATACCGGTTGTCTTTTCTTCGGAGGAATCAACGGATTGCTCTACCTTGATAAGAAGGTGTCGGCAGCACCGGAATATTATCCGGAAATATTATTGCGTAAGCTGATCATAGAAAAGACATTTGTCAATTTGCAAGACCATTATTTGCCGGACAGGAAAGGGCTGCGGATGCAGGGAGCCAATCTTTCGTTTTCTTTATTCTTTGTTGTACCTGATTATGCCAGTGGTGGCGATGTGGAATACTCGTATATGCTCGAAGGTTATGATAAGGACTGGGGAGCTTTCAGCAGTGTGAATGAAGCATCCTATTTCAGCGTCCCGTCCGGAGATTATCTGTTTAAGGTTCGCTATAAGAAAGATGTGTTTGCTACAGAATACAAGACCTTCACGATTCCCGTACACATTCTGCCCCCTTGGTATCGCACAGTGTATGCGTACATTGTTTATATACTATTGGGTATCGTATTGGTAATGTATGTGATTCATCTTTTCCGCAAGTATTTTCGTCATGAACGGATGATGAAGAAACTGCTGGAGTCGGAAAATCGAAATATATCTCTGGCGGCGGATAGTTATCAGGCGCGTGAGGTGCTCAATACTTGTACTCTCATTTATCAGGCTTGTGATCAGCTAAACGACAAGAATATCTCCTCTGAAGGACATGCAGAGAAAATAGGTCAGATTCGTGAATCCGTGATGTCCTTGCTCTTTGGGTGTGGGTTGGGTGATGAATGTTTCCGTTTGTTGTCGTCGCTGCATTTTTCGGTTTCGGGGCGTTTGTCTCTTTTGAAGATGGCGGAAGAGGTGCTTCAAGTACTTGAAAAAGAAGGCCATGATGTCTCTTCGATACAGTTAGACATTCCGGAAAATTTCACTTATCCCGCCTATAAGAATGCGTTACGTTGTATCCTTTATTTCAGTTACCTTTATATTTCCAGTTGTAAGACAGAGAAGGTATCGGTGACGGTGACAGAAGAAGCAGGTTGTATGATGCTGACATTTGTTTCTCCGGATGAAACAGTGAAAGGATTGAAGGATGTATTGTCCGGAGAAGAACTCTTGTCTATCAGGGCGAAAGATTCGGATGATATGTTTAGGATACGGACCATGCAACGTTTCGTGTTTTCTGCATTGAAGCAGCAGAATAGTGTGATGCGTTATATAACCCCTGTAGGGCAGGATAATCAGTTGACTATCACATTCGATCCGGTTGTTGTGGCAGAGCAGAATGAAGTGAGAAAAACAGTTTTGTTGTTGGAAGACAGGGAAGAGATCGTCTGGTTGATCAGTGCGTTACTTTCCGATGAGTATGAAGTCCGTTCAGTGCGGAGTGTGCAGTTGGCATTTGACGAGATGCATAAGTCCGCACCGACTTTATTTCTGGTGGATATGCTTATGTATGCCGATGCGGAAAGTACCTTTATAAAGTATGTCAATAAGAATCGTTCTATGTTGTCGAAGACAGCGTTTATTCCGATGTTGACATGGAAAGTCAGTGCGTCTATGCAGCGGGAGTTGATTCTATGGGCAGATTCTTATATTGTTCTTCCTTATGATATACCATTCCTGAAAGAAACGATCCATAAAGTGATTTATGGCAAGCGGGAAGCCAGACAGATTTATATGGAAGACCTGGAAGGCTGGGCAGATTCTATTGTTTGTACCACTACGGAACAGGCGGATTTTGTCAGGAAGTTCTTGCAGGTCGTGGAGCAGAATCTGGATCGTGAAGATTTGGGCTCCACGTTTGTGGCAGAACAAATGTTGATGAGTTCCCGTCAGTTCTACCGGAGGTTTAAGGAGATTTCGGGTATGTCACCCAGCGATTTGATTAAAGATTACCGGATGGAGAAGGCCGCCCGTTTGTTGCAGAACGAGGAACTGTCTATTCAGGATGTAATTTCCGATGTAGGTATATCCAGTCGTGCTTACTTCTACAAAGAGTTTACCCGTAAGTTTGGCGTAACTCCTAAGGTATATAGAGAGAAGCTTTTAGGGAATGACACTCATAAAAATCAGGAGTGA
- a CDS encoding SusC/RagA family TonB-linked outer membrane protein, translated as MNLFGMKKHRIRSLWLLLLLLTCSVTVWAQGSSVTGRVSDEKGELLIGVSVQEKGTTNGTITDMNGQYTLKLSTGNPILLISYIGYKPQEVKVAKQKIVDVVLVEDVSSLDEVVVVGYGNQRKVSVVGAQSTMDVKDIKMPAASLSSAISGRIAGVVAVQRSGEPGHDESDIWIRGLSSLLGQSSSPLVLVDGVERSFNNIDPEDIESFTVLKDASATAVYGVRGANGVVIVKTKPGKVGKPQFSVDYYESFTRLTKKVDMADAYTYMDARNEAQMNTSGTLKYSAAYIEATKKANGLLPNDNPRLYNPYLYPAIDWADNLFNDWGHNRRGNINIRGGVPNANYYASLSYYGETGMTRNFKLENYNTQMKYDRYNFTSNLNLKPTSKTTVDLGFSGYLGQGHYPQSSTSSLYAACMDVNPVIYPLLLPNGTVSGINSQQKFNPYGLLARGGYYDEFSSQLNSNIRVKQDLDFWKWSKGLSASAMVAFDTYNSRKRKYNRNEPMYTFAGKTDENGIWIEDTLFDEETGDYLYSVLKEADGSLSLQTPEQWSSRTVYTEASLNYDRSFGAHRVGGLLLYNQKVYWDLNATDVIGGMPYKQRGFAGRATYSWNDRYFAEFNLGINGSENFSPGKRYGVFPAFGLGWAVSNESFWNPVRKYISFLKFRYTDGWVGSDTATGRRFMYQGVFTGLTGTMFGTNYTSANGYGEEKYGVNVTWSKSRKQDLGIDIKFLNDNLSFVVDFFKERRDNIFLQRSTIPSYAGWIENPYANLGVVENKGIELAMDYTQRLGKKTFLTVRGNLTFNKDKIIENDEPPVDYPWMETRGTNVNATWGFIADGLFTSQAEIEDHATQFGTVHVGDIKYRDLNGDGVIDNYDKTVIGRGDVPRIYYGFGADLQIGDFSISALFQGTGQADRYLDGICIKPFWDDEGRDNVFANIHDRWSPDDPTNQDVFYPRMYVGSDANTNNVQKSSWWVKDVSFLRLKQLNISYNIPKKLLDRCFLKSASVYLMGTNLLTFSNFKLWDPELNTSNGTAYPNVSSYSVGVKFSF; from the coding sequence ATGAATTTGTTTGGAATGAAAAAACATCGCATCAGGTCATTATGGCTACTACTATTGTTACTTACGTGTAGTGTAACAGTATGGGCGCAAGGAAGTTCCGTCACAGGCCGTGTCTCTGATGAAAAAGGAGAACTGCTCATAGGGGTGAGTGTTCAGGAAAAAGGTACAACGAATGGTACCATTACCGATATGAATGGTCAGTATACCTTGAAGCTTTCAACAGGGAATCCTATTCTGCTCATATCTTATATAGGATATAAGCCGCAAGAGGTAAAGGTAGCAAAGCAAAAAATCGTAGATGTCGTTTTGGTGGAAGATGTGTCGTCACTGGATGAAGTGGTAGTAGTGGGTTACGGCAATCAGCGTAAAGTATCCGTGGTAGGCGCTCAGTCTACGATGGATGTGAAAGACATTAAGATGCCTGCTGCAAGTCTGTCTTCTGCTATTTCCGGACGCATTGCCGGGGTGGTTGCCGTTCAGCGTAGCGGCGAACCCGGTCACGATGAATCGGATATCTGGATTCGTGGTTTATCTTCCTTGCTCGGACAGAGTTCCAGTCCCCTTGTGCTCGTTGATGGGGTAGAACGTAGTTTCAACAATATCGACCCTGAAGATATCGAATCGTTTACAGTGCTGAAAGACGCTTCCGCAACTGCAGTATATGGTGTACGTGGTGCCAACGGAGTCGTGATTGTGAAAACCAAACCCGGTAAAGTAGGCAAACCGCAGTTTAGTGTGGACTATTACGAAAGTTTTACCCGCCTGACCAAGAAAGTAGATATGGCAGATGCCTACACTTACATGGATGCACGCAACGAGGCGCAGATGAATACAAGCGGTACACTTAAATATTCGGCTGCTTATATCGAAGCGACAAAGAAGGCCAACGGTTTATTGCCGAATGACAATCCCCGATTGTATAATCCTTACCTGTATCCGGCCATCGACTGGGCAGATAACCTGTTCAATGACTGGGGACACAACCGTCGCGGGAATATTAATATCCGTGGTGGTGTACCTAATGCAAACTATTATGCTTCATTGAGTTACTACGGAGAAACCGGTATGACCCGCAACTTCAAGCTGGAGAACTACAATACTCAGATGAAGTACGACCGTTATAACTTCACCTCCAATCTGAATCTGAAGCCGACTTCCAAGACGACGGTTGATCTGGGTTTTTCCGGTTATCTGGGACAGGGACACTATCCGCAGAGCAGCACCAGTTCGCTGTACGCAGCCTGTATGGATGTGAATCCGGTTATTTATCCTTTGTTGCTGCCCAACGGTACCGTGTCCGGTATCAACTCACAGCAAAAGTTCAACCCTTACGGTCTGCTGGCTCGCGGAGGTTATTATGATGAATTTTCCAGCCAGTTAAATTCTAATATCCGCGTGAAGCAGGACTTGGATTTCTGGAAGTGGAGCAAAGGACTTTCCGCTTCTGCCATGGTAGCTTTCGATACTTACAATTCACGTAAGAGAAAGTATAACCGGAATGAACCGATGTACACCTTTGCCGGTAAAACGGATGAAAACGGAATCTGGATAGAAGACACCTTGTTTGATGAAGAAACAGGCGATTACCTCTACTCGGTGCTGAAAGAAGCGGATGGTAGCCTGTCACTTCAGACACCGGAGCAATGGAGCAGCCGCACGGTGTATACAGAAGCATCCTTGAACTATGATCGTAGTTTCGGTGCTCATCGGGTAGGAGGTCTGTTGCTTTACAATCAGAAAGTATATTGGGATTTGAATGCGACGGATGTCATTGGCGGTATGCCTTACAAGCAACGCGGTTTTGCCGGACGTGCTACTTATTCATGGAACGACCGTTACTTCGCAGAATTCAATCTCGGTATCAATGGTTCGGAGAACTTCAGTCCGGGCAAGCGTTATGGTGTTTTCCCTGCTTTTGGTCTGGGATGGGCAGTCTCCAATGAATCTTTCTGGAATCCGGTTCGCAAATACATTTCCTTCCTCAAATTCCGCTATACGGACGGATGGGTCGGCAGTGATACCGCAACAGGCAGACGCTTCATGTATCAGGGGGTGTTCACCGGTCTGACAGGAACCATGTTCGGAACCAATTATACAAGTGCCAACGGGTATGGAGAAGAAAAGTACGGTGTAAATGTCACTTGGTCTAAATCCAGAAAGCAAGATTTGGGTATCGATATCAAGTTTCTGAATGATAATCTGTCCTTTGTAGTCGACTTTTTCAAGGAACGTCGCGACAACATCTTCCTGCAACGCAGTACAATCCCCAGCTACGCAGGATGGATCGAAAACCCTTATGCTAATCTGGGTGTCGTAGAAAACAAAGGTATAGAGCTGGCGATGGACTATACACAACGGCTGGGTAAGAAGACATTCCTTACGGTACGTGGCAATCTGACTTTCAATAAAGACAAGATTATAGAGAATGACGAACCGCCGGTAGACTATCCTTGGATGGAGACACGCGGTACGAATGTAAATGCGACTTGGGGATTCATAGCCGATGGGCTCTTTACCAGTCAGGCGGAGATTGAAGACCATGCTACCCAGTTCGGAACAGTACATGTAGGCGATATCAAATACCGTGACTTGAACGGAGACGGTGTGATCGACAACTATGACAAGACCGTCATCGGACGCGGTGATGTCCCTAGAATCTATTACGGATTCGGTGCCGACCTACAGATCGGAGACTTTTCTATCAGTGCCCTGTTTCAGGGAACCGGACAGGCTGACCGCTATCTGGACGGCATTTGTATCAAGCCTTTCTGGGATGACGAAGGCCGTGACAATGTCTTTGCCAACATCCACGACCGCTGGAGTCCCGACGATCCGACCAATCAGGATGTGTTCTATCCACGCATGTATGTCGGCAGTGACGCCAACACGAACAATGTTCAGAAAAGTTCGTGGTGGGTGAAAGACGTCAGCTTCCTGCGTCTGAAACAACTGAACATATCCTATAATATACCGAAAAAACTGCTGGACAGATGTTTCCTCAAAAGTGCAAGCGTCTACCTTATGGGTACGAATCTGCTTACCTTCTCTAATTTCAAGCTGTGGGACCCGGAACTGAATACGAGCAACGGAACAGCTTATCCGAATGTATCCAGCTATTCGGTCGGAGTCAAGTTTAGTTTTTAA
- a CDS encoding RagB/SusD family nutrient uptake outer membrane protein: MKNRIKQYLLAASMCVGLTACSDFFEPIPGVQFGLDETFASKQRTEEYLNNVYSYVREVTDAIHPNTYGGIFTEASLDGANRWNKTYAEWTNGSFNSASAQASEYFSKYYQAIAKASTFIQNVDKCTEAAASTRGKWKSEARALRAYYYFELLRLYGPIPLIGEDPIPLDASLEELIKERNSVDECVNFIATELQSAIDSGDLLQRAGKANLGRMDVATCMALKAKLYLYWASPLFNGNTDQASVKNKDGKQLFPQTEDNSKWAQARDAYERFMTFATGQGYKLTEVYTNGKLDPYASCRAAGEFFTTTWEAVDELIFVKLRDLYDYTYWVCPKFTDFQDTDVTGGGGYYTTQETVDLFFTKDGLTIEEDPGYDKFEGIPGANNFTSGRYYDPNNPSRLYFDADKSKVLKQWKDREPRFYVNITYSGSIWLNEGKYNEEMRTDFTNGANGTCGKSKASGDCPDSGYLIRRGAKASNNNGSKHFSPVLRLADMYLGYAEALCMCSDLDNALTYLNKIRVRAGIPEYTFTATAGKITCPKTQTDLLNRIRRERLVELVFEWNRYFDVRRWKVAEGQNDPEHWIYPAYHTGGEGGKVYGMNMDKDYPAFFERTSFETRVAFTKKQYFMPIPYDDLRRIPSLVQNLGW; the protein is encoded by the coding sequence ATGAAGAATAGAATAAAACAATACCTGTTGGCTGCATCGATGTGTGTCGGACTGACTGCTTGCAGTGATTTCTTTGAACCGATTCCCGGTGTGCAGTTTGGACTGGACGAAACGTTTGCCTCCAAGCAAAGGACGGAAGAATATCTGAACAATGTATACAGCTACGTGCGTGAAGTGACAGATGCCATTCATCCGAACACCTACGGAGGTATCTTTACAGAAGCATCGTTGGACGGAGCAAACCGCTGGAACAAAACGTATGCGGAATGGACCAACGGTTCCTTTAACTCCGCTTCTGCACAGGCAAGTGAGTACTTCTCAAAGTACTATCAGGCAATAGCTAAAGCAAGTACGTTCATCCAGAACGTAGATAAATGTACAGAAGCCGCCGCCTCTACACGTGGAAAGTGGAAATCGGAAGCACGTGCATTGCGGGCATACTATTATTTTGAATTGCTGCGCCTTTACGGTCCCATTCCGTTGATTGGCGAAGATCCCATTCCTTTGGACGCTTCCTTGGAAGAACTGATTAAAGAACGTAATTCAGTAGACGAATGCGTAAACTTCATCGCTACGGAATTGCAGAGCGCCATTGATTCCGGCGATTTGCTCCAGAGAGCCGGGAAGGCAAACCTGGGACGTATGGATGTCGCCACTTGTATGGCACTCAAGGCAAAGCTGTACCTCTATTGGGCAAGTCCGCTTTTCAACGGAAATACGGATCAGGCATCAGTCAAGAATAAAGACGGCAAACAACTTTTCCCTCAGACTGAAGATAACTCCAAATGGGCTCAGGCACGTGATGCGTATGAACGGTTTATGACCTTCGCAACCGGACAGGGATATAAGCTGACCGAGGTCTATACGAATGGAAAACTAGACCCTTATGCTTCGTGCAGGGCTGCGGGCGAGTTTTTCACCACAACCTGGGAAGCTGTTGATGAACTGATTTTTGTGAAGCTGAGAGATTTGTACGACTATACCTACTGGGTATGTCCTAAGTTTACCGACTTCCAGGATACCGACGTGACTGGCGGCGGTGGCTATTATACAACCCAGGAAACGGTAGACCTGTTCTTTACGAAAGACGGACTGACCATCGAAGAAGACCCCGGCTATGACAAATTCGAGGGTATACCGGGCGCCAACAACTTCACATCCGGAAGATATTATGACCCCAACAACCCTTCCCGTCTTTACTTTGACGCCGATAAGTCCAAAGTGCTGAAACAGTGGAAAGACCGTGAACCGCGCTTTTATGTGAATATTACCTATAGCGGCTCTATCTGGCTGAACGAAGGTAAGTACAATGAGGAAATGCGCACAGACTTCACCAACGGTGCAAACGGAACCTGCGGCAAGTCCAAAGCCTCCGGCGACTGTCCGGATTCGGGATACTTGATCCGTCGGGGTGCGAAAGCTTCTAACAACAACGGCTCGAAACACTTCTCTCCGGTACTTCGGCTGGCAGATATGTATTTGGGATATGCTGAGGCGCTTTGTATGTGCAGCGATCTCGACAATGCCCTGACTTATCTGAATAAAATCCGTGTCCGTGCAGGCATTCCCGAATATACGTTTACCGCAACAGCCGGCAAGATAACCTGTCCAAAGACACAGACCGATCTGCTGAACCGTATCCGCCGCGAACGTCTGGTTGAACTTGTCTTCGAATGGAACCGCTATTTCGATGTGCGTCGCTGGAAAGTGGCGGAAGGACAGAATGATCCCGAACATTGGATCTATCCGGCATATCACACCGGAGGCGAAGGAGGCAAAGTATACGGTATGAATATGGATAAGGATTATCCGGCATTCTTCGAAAGAACCTCTTTTGAGACTCGTGTAGCATTTACGAAAAAGCAATATTTCATGCCGATACCTTATGATGACCTCCGTCGTATCCCGTCGCTGGTACAAAACTTAGGATGGTAA